Below is a genomic region from Pseudomonas frederiksbergensis.
GCCGACCCGCCATTGCAGTGAGTGCAGCAACTGACGCTTTTCACTGATATCGAAGCGAATCGACAGATACCGGTGGACCCGTCCGGTCGACTCGTCCAGCACCGGCACCATGGTGCTATCGACCCAGTACAGGCTACCGTCCTTGGCCCGGTTGCAGACTTCGCCCTTCCAGACATTGCCCAGGGCAATGGTGCGCCACATCGTTGCAAAAAAATCGTCAGGATGCAGGCCTGAGTTGAGGATGCTGTGGTTGGCACCCAATAATTCCTCGCGACTGTAGCCAGACACCTCGCAAAACAAATCGTTGACGTAAGTAATACGCCCCGCCAGGTCAGTCTCGGAGAAAATGGCGGCTGCATCTACAGCCCTGCGGTACTGCTCATCCATGAGTACGGCTCACTGTGGCTAGCGGTTGTACCGCTCGACCAGCGCGCAACGCCCGGAAGAGATGTTTTGAAAGAGGCGGCGCTGCGCAGGGAATCGCAGCGCGTGATGTTGCCTGAGCAACATCCTTGCAATAGAGCGGGCCGGCAAATTCAGATGCACGTTAAAACTCCATGAACAGCATTTGATGGCCCCCGAACAGACGAAGATCAACTAGGCTCAGAGGCCTCGTACAAACACGTCAGAAACGCTGACTCTGGTAATATTGAAACGGCATTTCGCGTCGTCAGCGGTGTCTCTGCACACCCTGCGAGTAACGCAATGCTGGCCGTCTCACATTGCCTGGACTTATAAAGTCTGGTCACCCAATGCCTGTGCGAAACGGTGATTCTACGAAATACATCACATTTTGCAAAGCAAGGTGATGGATCATGCAGTTGTCTAATGCAAAAATCTATCGTTAAGTTCTTGATTCTAAATGGGAATTGAGCGATGCAAATTTCAAGTTTGGGTCCAGCCATAAGGCGCTATCGCAAGGTGGCGGGGCTTACTCAGGCTGAACTCGGCGAAAGAACCGGTTTTGACCCCAAAACCATCAGCCGCTTCGAAACCGGCACCTATACCCCCAGCGTGGAAGCCCTGTTCATGCTTGCCGATGTGCTGGGAGTGAAGCTCAAAGCGTTTTTTGCCGATCTTGGCGACGAAGACGAACAGCGAGCGTATTTGTTCGGTGTCATACACAAAGCCACCCCGAAGGATCTGGGAAAGCTGATCGCGGCGGTAGACCAGGCCTTGTCCAAGCCTTAGAGCCAGATACAAAAAAGAGCAGATATGCGTATTGGGTTGATACACATGCCTGCTCTTTTGTTATCGACTACTGACAGAAACTGACAATCCGACCGTCTAGGCTTGAGCCATCAACGCCAACGACATCGGAGTCGCCATGAACGCCCAACATTACCTGCTGCTGTACGTCGACAGCCCCGCCACCAGCGCCCACTTCTACAGCCGCCTGCTGGACAAACCACCGGTTGAACTGCAACCGACCTTCGCGCTGTTCATTCTCGATTCGGGCGTAAAGCTTGGGCTGTGGTCCAGGCACACCGTGGAACCTGCGGCTGAAGCGGCGGGTGGTGGTGGCGAACTGGGATTCTCGGTGGCCGACGAACAGACGGTCGACACGCTGTACGCCGCATGGACCGCGCAAGGCCTGCGCATCGCCCAGACACCGACTGCACTGGATTTCGGCTACACCTTCGTGGCGCTCGATCCTGATGGGCATCGGTTGCGGGTGTTTGCGCTTTCGGAATGACGGTAAGGTTATTTCAGACGAAGCGAGGCATCGATCAGGAAAGATCAACGAGATAAAGATTCTGGATTTTTCTGAGGATGTACAAGCCTTGCGAAAGAAGGCTTGGCGTTAAGGTGGCAACCCCACCAGCCACACCCCGGCACACAATGTTCCCGCTGTGGCTGCTCCCTTCCGGGTCTGACCAGGTTCACGGGTAATCGTTGCGGGGGGACCGATGGGGTCACCATAACGACGCTCACCTGACGGCGAGCCGCGCCATTGTACCTATCTGAGACGAAGTTACAACCGTTGGCGCGGATTAAAAATATGAATCGGGTCAAGGACATGCGCAGCTCATGAAAAGATCGCAGCCTTCGGCAGCTCCTACCGGTAAATACCGATCCCGTAGGCTGCGATCTTGCCGACTTTAGACAGCGATGCCGCGCCCAGCCAAAAACGCCACGAACGCTTCTTCGTCCAGCACCTTCAACCCCAGCTCATTGGCCTTGACCAATTTGGAGCCGGCGCCAGGCCCCGCCACCACGCAGTAGGTCTTGGCCGACACCGAGCCCGCCACCTTGGCGCCGAGGCTTTCGAGCTTGTCCTTGGCGACGTCACGACTCATCAGCTCCAGAGAGCCGGTGAGCACCCAGGTTTGACCCGCCAGCGGCAAGCCTTCGACGACTTTCTTCTCGCTTTGCCAGTGCATGCCGAAGTCGCGCAACTGCTTTTCAGCATCCAGCGCCAGCTGACGGTTCTGTTCGATGGCGAAGAACTCCCGAACCGCGTTGGCCTGCCTCTCCGGCAGCGCCTGGCGCATATCCAGCCAATCGGCGCTGATGATCGCCTCCAGCGAACCAAACTTGTCGGCCAGCTTCTGCGCCCCGCCCGGTCCGACCGAGGGAATGTTGAGCTTGTCGATCATCCCGCCCAACGTGGTACTGGCGGCGAATTCGGCACCCAACTCGCGCTGATCCTGAATGTCCAGGCCATGCTTGAGCAGCTCTTCGATCACCTTCCGGTTGTGCGCATCTTCGAAGAAGCTATGAATCTCGTAGGCGACTTCCAGCCCGACATCCGGCAAGTACGTCAGCACTTGCGGCAATGCCTGCTGAACCCGCGCAAGTGACGCCAGTGAACGTGCCAGTACCTTGGCCGTCTCCTCGCCAACATCCGGAATACCCAGCGCGTAAATAAAACGCGCCAGCCCCGGCTTCTTGCTGTCGGCAATGGCGCTCAGCAGGTTCTTGCTCGACAGCTCGGCGAAACCTTCCAGGTCGACGATCTGCTCGAAGCTCAAGGCGTACAAATCCGCCGGCGAGCTGACCAGCCCCTCATCCACCAACTGCTCGACGCTCTTCTCGCCCAAGCCCTCAATGTCCATGGCCCGGCGCGAAACGAAATGGATGATCGCCTGCTTGAGCTGCGCACCGCAGGCCAAACGCCCGACGCAGCGATACACCACCCCTTCGCTCACCGTTTCACGGCCCTTGCTGCGCTTGACCAACTGCGTGCGCTCGACATGCGAACCACAGACCGGGCAGCACTCGGGAATCTGCACGGGGCGGGCGCTTTCCGGGCGACGCTCGGTGACCACTTGCACCACCTGCGGGATCACGTCACCGGCGCGGCGGATGATCACCGTATCGCCAATCATCAAGCCCAGACGCGCCACTTCATCCATGTTGTGCAATGTCGCGTTGGACACGGTCACCCCCGCCACTTTCACGGGTTTCAATCGCGCAACCGGAGTGACCGCGCCGGTTCGGCCGACCTGGAACTCCACGTCGAGCAACTCGGTAAGTTCTTCCATCGCCGGAAACTTGTGGGCAATCGCCCAGCGCGGCTCGCGAGCACGGAAGCCCAACTCACGCTGCGAAGCGATGCTGTTGACCTTGAACACCACACCATCGATTTCATAAGGCAGCGCATTACGGCGTTCGCCGATATCGCGGTAGTAATCCAGGCATTCATCAATGCCCTTGGCCAGTTTCAGCTCGCGACTGACCGGCATGCCCCATTGCTTGAGTTGCTGCAGATTGCCGATGTGCGTATCGGCAATTTCGACCGAGACCTGGCCGAGACCATAGCAACAGAACTCCAGCGGACGACTGGCGGTAATCTTCGAATCCAGCTGACGCAAGCTGCCCGCCGCGGCATTGCGCGGGTTGGCAAAGGTCTTGCCGCCGACTTCCAGTTGCGTGGCGTTAAGACGCTCGAAACCGGCCTTGGACATATACACTTCGCCACGCACCTCCAGGGTGGCAGGCCAACCGCTGCCCTGCAGCTTGAGCGGAATGTTGCGCACGGTGCGCACGTTGACGCTGATGTCTTCACCGGTGGTGCCGTCGCCGCGAGTAGCGCCGCGCACCAGCACGCCGTCCTGATACAACAAGCTGACGGCCAGGCCATCGAGTTTCGGCTCGCAGCTGTATTCAACCTCGACGCCACCGCCGAACAAATCGCCGGCCGGCAAATCCAGACCTTCGGTCACCCGTCTATCGAACTCGCGCATGTCGATTTCTTCGAAGGCGTTGCCGAGACTGAGCATTGGCACTTCGTGCCGTACTTGAGTGAACGCCGAGAGCGCCGCACTGCCAACCCGCTGGGTCGGCGAGTCGCTGGTGATCAGCTCGGGGTTTGCCGCCTCCAACGCCTTGAGTTCATGGAACAGCCGATCGTATTCGACGTCCGGAATGCTCGGTTCGTCGAGGACGTGGTAGCGGTAGTTATGCTGATCCAGCTCAGCACGCAGCTTTAGAATGCGATTTTCAGCGGCGGTCATGGGTGTTCTCTCATAAAGCAAAAGAGCAGCCGAGGCTGCTCAATCTATATTTGCTGATCGTCCCGCGCTTGGCGCGGGAGCAACCGTTGAATCAGCGCTTCTGGGTCAGCGCGCGACGCTCGAACTCGACGATACGTTGACGGTAGTGCTCGATGGTTTGAGCGGTCAGCACGCTGCGCTGATCGTCTTTCAGTTCGCCATTGAGCTCCTGAGACAGTTTGCGGGCAGCCGCGACCATCACATCGAACGCCTGTTTCGGGTGGCGCGGGCCTGGCAAGCCGAGGAAGAAGCTGACGGCCGGGGTACTGAACAGATCGATATCGTCCAGATCGAACACGCCAGGCTTGACCGCGTTGGCCATGGAGAACAGTACTTCGCCATTGCCGGCCATGCTTTCGTGACGGTGGAAGATATCCATTTCGCCAAAGCGCAGGCCGCTTTCCAGAATGTTCTGCAACAGGGCAGGACCTTTGAAACCGCCCGGGTCACGGCAGATCACGCTGATGACCAATACTTCTTCTGCCTGCTGTTGTTCTTTATTGACTGCAGGGCTCGACGATTTGGTTTCGTCCGGGAAATCATCACGGCTGCTGAAGCTCGGGCCGCCATCCAGGTCCAGATTCAAATTCAGGTCGCCCTGGGATGGCTCGCCACCCCGCTTGCCGCGCTTGGAACCCGACTCACGCGGCTCACGGGCAGGCATGCTCACCGACGGCAAGTCATGCTCGTCGAGTTGCGGTTCTTTATGGGTATCCAGCACGCGCGGCGGGCCCAGCAGTTCGGCGCCGCTGTCCTCGTCCGGCAGGTTGGACAGGCTTCGGTCCAGGCGAAATTTCAGCTTGCCCTTGCCGCCGCGCATGCGCCGCCAGCCATCAAAAAGAATACCGGCAATGACAATAATGCCGATGACGATCAGCCACTCGCGCAGACCGATTTCCATGTAATCCCGTGCCTCTATAAAAAATGCTGGAAAATAAGGGGTTTACAAGCTGTAAACCGCTTTAAAACGTGGCGCCAACTCTATGTTCTGAATGGCGTTTTGCCCACGCATACGAAAAATTGACATTAAACTAGCACGACCAAAGATAACTTTACACCGTCAGTCACAATGGCTTCAGCCATTATGTCGATTGGCCAGCAATCTCTGCGGGTAAAAACCCCTGCTCCCCGCAAATATTTGGCCTACGCGCCATGACTCAGGCATCCACCATCGCCATCGCCTCCTCGACATCCACAGCTACCAGACGCGAACAACCGGGCTCGTGCATCGTAACCCCCATCAATTGGTCGGCCATTTCCATGGCGATCTTGTTGTGGGTGATATAGATGAACTGCACCGTTTGTGACATCTCTTTCACCAATCGGGCATAGCGTCCAACGTTAGCGTCATCCAGGGGGGCGTCAACTTCGTCGAGCATGCAAAACGGAGCCGGATTCAGCTTGAAGATCGCAAAAACCAACGCCAATGCCGTCAGGGCTTTTTCACCGCCGGATAGCAAATGGATGGTGCTGTTCTTCTTCCCGGGCGGACGCGCCATGATCGTTACCCCTGTATCGAGTAGATCTTCGCCCGTCAGTTCCAAATAAGCGCTGCCACCACCGAAAACTTTTGGAAAAAGCGCCTGCAATCCACCGTTAATCTGATCAAAGGTATCTTTGAAGCGATTACGGGTTTCCTTGTCGATCTTGCGAATGACGTTTTCCAGGGTGTCGAGCGCTTCCACCAGGTCAGCGTCCTGAGCATCCAGATAACGCTTGCGCTCGGACTGCTGCTGGTACTCGTCGATGGCTGCGAGGTTGATCGCGCCCAGTCGCTGAATTCGTGCGGCAATTCGCTCGAGTTCTTCTTCGGCTTCTTTTTCGCCTACCGAGGCCACCAGAGTGGCGAGTACCCCGTGCAAGTCATAGCCGTCTTCGAGCAATTGATCCTGCAAGGTTTTGCGGCGTACGGTCAGGGCCTGCCACTCCATGCGCTGCTGTTCGAGTTGACCACGGATCAACTGCGATTGCTGCTCGGCCTGGTTGCGGCGCTTCTCGGCATCACGCAATTCGCGGTCGGCATCTTCCAGGGCGATCTGCGCG
It encodes:
- the ligA gene encoding NAD-dependent DNA ligase LigA translates to MTAAENRILKLRAELDQHNYRYHVLDEPSIPDVEYDRLFHELKALEAANPELITSDSPTQRVGSAALSAFTQVRHEVPMLSLGNAFEEIDMREFDRRVTEGLDLPAGDLFGGGVEVEYSCEPKLDGLAVSLLYQDGVLVRGATRGDGTTGEDISVNVRTVRNIPLKLQGSGWPATLEVRGEVYMSKAGFERLNATQLEVGGKTFANPRNAAAGSLRQLDSKITASRPLEFCCYGLGQVSVEIADTHIGNLQQLKQWGMPVSRELKLAKGIDECLDYYRDIGERRNALPYEIDGVVFKVNSIASQRELGFRAREPRWAIAHKFPAMEELTELLDVEFQVGRTGAVTPVARLKPVKVAGVTVSNATLHNMDEVARLGLMIGDTVIIRRAGDVIPQVVQVVTERRPESARPVQIPECCPVCGSHVERTQLVKRSKGRETVSEGVVYRCVGRLACGAQLKQAIIHFVSRRAMDIEGLGEKSVEQLVDEGLVSSPADLYALSFEQIVDLEGFAELSSKNLLSAIADSKKPGLARFIYALGIPDVGEETAKVLARSLASLARVQQALPQVLTYLPDVGLEVAYEIHSFFEDAHNRKVIEELLKHGLDIQDQRELGAEFAASTTLGGMIDKLNIPSVGPGGAQKLADKFGSLEAIISADWLDMRQALPERQANAVREFFAIEQNRQLALDAEKQLRDFGMHWQSEKKVVEGLPLAGQTWVLTGSLELMSRDVAKDKLESLGAKVAGSVSAKTYCVVAGPGAGSKLVKANELGLKVLDEEAFVAFLAGRGIAV
- a CDS encoding helix-turn-helix domain-containing protein yields the protein MQISSLGPAIRRYRKVAGLTQAELGERTGFDPKTISRFETGTYTPSVEALFMLADVLGVKLKAFFADLGDEDEQRAYLFGVIHKATPKDLGKLIAAVDQALSKP
- the zipA gene encoding cell division protein ZipA, which translates into the protein MEIGLREWLIVIGIIVIAGILFDGWRRMRGGKGKLKFRLDRSLSNLPDEDSGAELLGPPRVLDTHKEPQLDEHDLPSVSMPAREPRESGSKRGKRGGEPSQGDLNLNLDLDGGPSFSSRDDFPDETKSSSPAVNKEQQQAEEVLVISVICRDPGGFKGPALLQNILESGLRFGEMDIFHRHESMAGNGEVLFSMANAVKPGVFDLDDIDLFSTPAVSFFLGLPGPRHPKQAFDVMVAAARKLSQELNGELKDDQRSVLTAQTIEHYRQRIVEFERRALTQKR
- a CDS encoding VOC family protein, coding for MNAQHYLLLYVDSPATSAHFYSRLLDKPPVELQPTFALFILDSGVKLGLWSRHTVEPAAEAAGGGGELGFSVADEQTVDTLYAAWTAQGLRIAQTPTALDFGYTFVALDPDGHRLRVFALSE